A region of Ictidomys tridecemlineatus isolate mIctTri1 chromosome 4, mIctTri1.hap1, whole genome shotgun sequence DNA encodes the following proteins:
- the Tmem215 gene encoding transmembrane protein 215 → MRPDDINPRTGLVVALVSVFLVFGFMFTVSGMKGETLGNIPLLAIGPAICLPGIAAIALARKTEGCTKWPENELLWVRKLPCFRKPKDKEVVELLRTPSDLESGKGSSDELAKKAGLRGKPLPQGPGEVPMASSITTPTPTEEGECQSLVHSGHQEETSRYLDGYCPSSSSLTHSALEAKCSAWDKSECPEPEDSIFFVPQDSIIVCSYKQNSPYDRYCCYINQSQGRWDHETIV, encoded by the coding sequence ATGCGGCCTGATGACATCAATCCCAGGACTGGGCTGGTGGTGGCCCTGGTCAGCGTCTTCCTGGTCTTTGGTTTCATGTTCACTGTCTCTGGGATGAAGGGAGAGACTCTAGGAAACATCCCCCTCCTGGCCATCGGACCAGCCATCTGCCTACCAGGCATCGCAGCCATTGCTCTGGCAAGGAAAACCGAGGGATGTACCAAATGGCCTGAGAATGAGCTGCTGTGGGTCCGCAAATTGCCCTGCTTCCGGAAACCCAAGGACAAGGAGGTGGTGGAACTGCTGAGGACCCCTTCAGACCTGGAGTCGGGCAAAGGGAGCTCAGATGAGCTGGCTAAGAAGGCAGGCCTCAGGGGGAAGCCGCTCCCACAGGGCCCGGGTGAGGTCCCTATGGCTAGCTCCATCACCACCCCAACGCccacagaggaaggagaatgcCAGAGCCTGGTCCATAGTGGGCATCAGGAGGAGACATCCAGATACCTAGATGGCTACTGTCCTTCAAGCAGTTCCCTCACCCACAGTGCCTTGGAAGCCAAGTGCTCAGCCTGGGACAAATCTGAATGCCCTGAGCCTGAGGACAGCATCTTCTTTGTGCCCCAGGACAGTATCATTGTCTGCTCCTACAAGCAGAACAGCCCCTACGACAGATACTGTTGTTACATCAATCAGAGCCAAGGCAGGTGGGACCACGAGACCATAGTCTAA